The DNA window TGGCCGCACTATTTCAATAAACTGGGGTAAATGGGGCGATGTCGGCATGGCGGTTCAATATGGCCGTGAATTGGATGAGAAAAAAGCGCAGCTGGCTCAACCTGAAGATTCGGAGCTATTGACACTGGTTGATCGTAAAGGTCTAGAAGAAGTGTATCGAGTGAATCTCGATGTCCAAAAAGACTGGGTATTGAACGAGCATTGTTTGTCTGAGCAGCCAACCATGGTCGGAACCACCATACTGTCTATGCTGCATAACTTCGTCAATTACTTCAAACCGCAAGAGCCGCTGCAGGTGAAAAATCTGCTGTTGACCAAACCGGCTATTTATCACAACGCTTGGCCACGTGAAATGCGCTTATTTGTTCGCGCAGAAGGCACTGGCTATAGCTTTAGCCTGCGTAGCCGAGGTATTCGAGAGATTGATTGGGAAGAGCATGCCATCGGTAATCTTGGTTCTGGAGTTGAGACTACAGAAAGTCTTGCCGCTTATATTGAGCCACTCGAAGCCATTCAAACGCGTTGCAGTGAGCGTTTAGACGAAGAGGATGTTGGCAAAGAGTACATCAATGCGATAACTGGCGAGGTTTTCCTCTCTCTTAGTGACCGCTGGAGTACCACTAAGACAGCATGGCAAGGGGATAATGAGTGGCTGATTCACAAAGAACTTGATGCTCAGTATCAGGGTGATTTCGAGCAGTACCCCTATCACCCAGCGGTAATAGATTCTGTGTCGATTCGTTGTATCAACCTGATCTCAAAAGAAAACTTCTTGCCGATTAGTTACGGTAAGGTCAGCTACTTAGCGCCGCTTGACGGGGATTGCTATGCCCATATCAAGCTAAAGCAAGCCTACAAAGAAGAAGATAACACCATCATCATGGATATCACTTTCTTGGGCGCAGAGAGTCAGCCATTAATGGTGATAGAGAATTACACCTTGGTTCGCATGAAAGCAGATAACCAAGTGCAAGACTCAGTCTCAACGTCAAGTAAGGCAAGGTTTGATGTCAATGTGTCTGACAAAGACATCATGTTCTACGAAGGACTGGATGCACTCAAGCGTCAGTTAGCTCACTTAGAGTTTGAGCAAATGGTGGTAGTGACGAGCGACTTGGGCCAGCTTATTCACGAAGCGATTCCAGAGCGAGAAGAGGTAGAAACCATCGCGACCGACTCAGAGGCAAACCAAGGTCATGCTCGCCCTGAACTTTCCGTTGAGTATGTAGCGCCGGAAAATGACATTGAGAAAGAAGTCATTGCTGTGTGGCAGTCTGTTTTGGGAATTTCAGGGATAGGAATCGATGACAACTTTGTTGAACTTGGAGGCAACTCTCTGCTTGCGGTGCAAATTGTCTCCAAAGTATCGGCCAAGTTCGAAGTCGATATCCGAGTGGATCTTTTCTATCAAGACCAAACCGTAAGAGGGCTTGCTGGATTAGTCATTCAAGCTTTCGAGTCACTATTAGAAAGTGAGTAAAAATGATGCCCGAGCAAAGCTTGGGCATCACATGAATTTTTGGCTGCTTTCGTGAGCAGCCTAATCGACCAAATACGATAGGGGCATGGCTGTGACGACTAAAACACATAAAATTTTGCAATCAATGGGGATTGAAGAGCTCAAAAGACTTGCTAGAGAGAAAAAAAATAGCAAAGCACAGCTCACAAAAGCGAATCCAACATCGGATAACAATCGAAAGATCTTTCCTTTGACTGATGCACAAAAGAGTATTTGGGCGTTAGAGCAGTACCAAAAAGGTAACAAAGCTTACAACAATCCGCTTGCGGTTACTTGTCACATTGACCATGAATTTAGCCCCGATCGTCTTCAAGACACATTAAACAAAATGGCCGATCGCCATAATATATTTCGAACTAAGATCCGAATTGTTGACAACGAGCCGTGCCAATATATTGATGACAAAGTGACGATGGATGCTGGCTTTGATGATATTTCGTCTATGCCTGAAGAGGAAAAACACTATTGGATCATGCAGGTGGCAAAAGAAGAAGGATGTAAATCTTTTGACCTAGAAAATGGGCCATTATTTCGCTGGAGAATGGTGAAGACACAGCCTGGTGAATACGTCGTCATGCTGACCTTTCATCACATTATTTCCGATGGCTGGACGGTCAGTTTATGCTTTTTGGAGTTCATGAAAACCTATTTTGGGCATGGTAATGAACAAGCGCCTCAATTTACGGAATATGCGCTAGACCAAAGCCTCTATTTTGAGCAAGGAAAATACCAAAAGGGTATTGAATACTGGAGTGATAAGCTAAGCGGAGCAGAAGGGATTCTTGATATTGCCACGGATCATCCTCGCCCCGATATCATGAGCTTTGCAGGCAGTTATGTCAGCAAGTTTCTTAGTGGAGACGTTTGCCAAAAGCTTCAATCGGTTGCTGCCAAGCAAGGTGCGACCACTTTTCATGTAATGCTGGCAGCCTACCAACTGCTCTTACACAAATACAGTGGTCAACAAGACATCATTGTTGGTGTTCCTTTCGCTAATCGTCTGGATGCTAAAACGCAAGATATGTTGGGGCTTTTCATGAATACCCTGCCACTGCGTTTTCAATTAGATAGTCACACGAGCTTAGCATCTGTTGTTGAAGCTGCGAAAAAAGAAAGCTCGCAGGCAATGACACATCAGGATGTGCCCTTTAATCGTATCCTTGAGGCTATTGATCATCCACGTGAATTAGCAATCAACCCACTGTATCAAGCCGTGTTAAGTTACCAAGTCTACCCACATTCACGTGGACAAAAAGGATTTAGCTATACGCCATTAAAGGTCGATTATGGTGTCGCCAAATTGGATCTAAATCTATGGTTAGAGGAAGACGGAGAAGGTTTAGTTTGCACCATTAATTATGATACGGCTCTATTTGAACGCGCGACAATAGAAAAAATGCTCGATGGTCTAAATACAATTCTTGCTGCTATTGTAGAAACGCCAGATAAGACAATTGCTGATTTGTCTTTGCTGACTCAGAGTGAAGAGC is part of the Vibrio aquimaris genome and encodes:
- a CDS encoding condensation domain-containing protein, producing the protein MTTKTHKILQSMGIEELKRLAREKKNSKAQLTKANPTSDNNRKIFPLTDAQKSIWALEQYQKGNKAYNNPLAVTCHIDHEFSPDRLQDTLNKMADRHNIFRTKIRIVDNEPCQYIDDKVTMDAGFDDISSMPEEEKHYWIMQVAKEEGCKSFDLENGPLFRWRMVKTQPGEYVVMLTFHHIISDGWTVSLCFLEFMKTYFGHGNEQAPQFTEYALDQSLYFEQGKYQKGIEYWSDKLSGAEGILDIATDHPRPDIMSFAGSYVSKFLSGDVCQKLQSVAAKQGATTFHVMLAAYQLLLHKYSGQQDIIVGVPFANRLDAKTQDMLGLFMNTLPLRFQLDSHTSLASVVEAAKKESSQAMTHQDVPFNRILEAIDHPRELAINPLYQAVLSYQVYPHSRGQKGFSYTPLKVDYGVAKLDLNLWLEEDGEGLVCTINYDTALFERATIEKMLDGLNTILAAIVETPDKTIADLSLLTQSEEQQLLENCAAKEQTSLQPIHLNFEHNAENFPDDIALRCAALIARLVTKN